The following coding sequences lie in one Arachis ipaensis cultivar K30076 chromosome B03, Araip1.1, whole genome shotgun sequence genomic window:
- the LOC107629567 gene encoding glucan endo-1,3-beta-glucosidase — protein MDKTSMTAIFLLIGIFSSVQFADAQVGVCYGRNGDNLPSQQQVINLYKSNGITRMRIYDPDQATLQALKGSNIELILDVPNDNLQSLTDSTTATNWVNTNIKAFSDVKFKYIAVGNEVDPSDSNSQNILPAMQNIQNAINSANLQNQIKVSTAIQTGLVTNSYPPSNGVFTDSASNFIKPIVNFLVQNGAPLLVNVYPYFSYAQNQQSISIEYALFTQQGNNDVGYQNLFDAILDSVYAALEKLGANNLNIVVSESGWPSAGGVAASVDNAGTYYKNLINHVKGGTVKRPNGPIETYLFAMFDEDLKTGDETEKHFGVFNPDQSPKYQLSFN, from the exons ATGGATAAAACCTCCATGACTGCTATATTCCTTCTTATTGGAATCTTTTCCTCCGTGCAATTTGCAG ATGCACAAGTTGGAGTGTGTTATGGAAGAAATGGAGACAACCTACCAAGTCAGCAACAAGTGATAAACTTATACAAATCAAATGGAATCACGAGAATGCGCATATATGATCCAGATCAAGCAACCCTCCAAGCCCTCAAAGGTTCAAACATAGAATTAATCCTTGATGTCCCCAATGACAACCTTCAATCCCTCACTGATTCCACAACCGCCACTAATTGGGTCAACACAAATATCAAAGCCTTTTCAGATGTCAAATTCAAATACATAGCCGTTGGTAATGAAGTCGACCCCAGTGACTCTAACTCACAAAACATTCTCCCCGCAATGCAAAACATTCAGAATGCAATTAATTCCGCAAATTTACAAAATCAAATCAAAGTCTCCACCGCAATTCAAACCGGCCTAGTAACGAATTCTTACCCGCCAAGCAACGGTGTTTTCACCGATTCAGCATCGAATTTCATCAAGCCAATCGTGAATTTCTTAGTCCAAAATGGTGCACCACTTCTTGTAAACGTGTAcccttatttttcatatgctcAAAACCAACAGAGCATTAGTATTGAGTATGCTCTGTTCACTCAACAAGGTAACAATGATGTTGGATACCAGAATCTGTTCGACGCAATACTCGATTCTGTTTACGCGGCGCTCGAGAAATTAGGCGCCAATAATTTGAACATTGTTGTGTCTGAGAGTGGGTGGCCATCAGCAGGGGGTGTTGCTGCTAGTGTTGATAATGCAGGAACTTATTATAAGAATTTGATTAATCATGTTAAGGGTGGAACTGTTAAGAGACCTAATGGACCAATTGAGACTTATTTGTTTGCTATGTTTGATGAAGATTTGAAGACGGGTGATGAAACTGAGAAACATTTTGGCGTGTTTAATCCTGATCAGTCACCTAAGTATCAACTTAGTTTCAATTGA
- the LOC107629565 gene encoding glucan endo-1,3-beta-glucosidase-like isoform X1 codes for MDLLLSRRVNSAMMNAILFLFGIILSFPQLQFTEAQIGACYGRDGNNLPPQQQVINLYKSKGITRMRIYDPDEATLQALKGSNIELILGVPNDKIQSLTDSKTATNWVNTNVKPYSPSVKFRYITVGNEIEPSDPLSKNVVTAMQNIQKAINSANLQNQIKVSTAIKTDLVTNPYPPNKGVFSDPALPYIKPIVNFLVQNGAPLLVNVYPYFSYVGNQKSISLEYALFTQKGKNDAGYQNLFDAILDSVYAALEKVNAPNLKIVVSESGWPSQGGVGASDQNAGTYYKNLINHVKGGTIKRPKGPIETYLFAMFDEDLKKGAETEKHFGLFRPDKSPKYQITFN; via the exons ATGGATTTACTTCTTTCAAGAAGAGTTAACAGTGCCATGATGAATGCTATATTGTTCCTATTTGGAATAATTTTATCCTTCCCTCAACTACAATTTACAG AAGCCCAAATAGGTGCATGCTATGGAAGAGATGGAAACAATCTACCACCTCAGCAACAAGTCATAAACTTATACAAATCAAAAGGAATCACAAGAATGCGAATATACGATCCAGATGAAGCAACACTACAAGCTCTCAAAGGTTCAAACATAGAATTAATACTTGGTGTCCCCAATGACAAGATTCAATCCCTCACAGATTCTAAAACCGCCACAAATTGGGTCAACACAAATGTTAAACCATATTCACCAAGTGTCAAATTTAGGTACATTACTGTTGGCAATGAAATTGAACCTAGTGACCCTTTATCAAAAAATGTTGTCACAGCAATGCAGAACATTCAGAAAGCAATTAATTCGGCGAATTTACAAAACCAAATCAAAGTGTCAACAGCAATAAAAACAGATCTAGTAACAAATCCTTACCCACCTAATAAAGGTGTTTTTAGTGATCCTGCATTACCATATATAAAGCCAATTGTGAATTTCTTAGTTCAAAATGGTGCACCACTTCTTGTAAATGTGTACCCTTATTTTTCCTATGTTGGTAACCAAAAAAGCATTAGTCTTGAATATGCACTGTTTACTCAAAAAGGGAAAAATGATGCTGGGTACCAGAATTTGTTTGATGCAATATTGGATTCTGTTTATGCTGCTCTTGAGAAAGTGAATGCACCCAATTTGAAGATTGTTGTGTCTGAGAGTGGTTGGCCATCACAAGGGGGTGTTGGAGCTAGTGATCAAAATGCAGGAACTTACTATAAGAATTTGATTAATCATGTTAAGGGTGGAACTATAAAGAGGCCTAAGGGACCAATAGAGACTTATTTGTTTGCTATGTTTGATGAAGATTTGAAGAAAGGTGCTGAAACTGAGAAACACTTTGGTCTCTTTAGACCAGACAAATCTCCTAAGTACCAAATCACTTTCAATTGA
- the LOC107629565 gene encoding glucan endo-1,3-beta-glucosidase-like isoform X2, whose product MDLLLSRRVNSAMMNAILFLFGIILSFPQLQFTEAQIGACYGRDGNNLPPQQQVINLYKSKGITRMRIYDPDEATLQALKGSNIELILGVPNDKIQSLTDSKTATNWVNTNVKPYSPSVKFRYITVGNEIEPSDPLSKNVVTAMQNIQKAINSANLQNQIKVSTAIKTDLVTNPYPPNKGVFSDPALPYIKPIVNFLVQNGAPLLVNVYPYFSYVGNQKSISLEYALFTQKGKNDAGYQNLFDAILDSVYAALEKVNAPNLKIVVSESGWPSQGGVGASDQNAGTYYKNLINHVKGGTIKRPKGPNLLSTKSLSIES is encoded by the exons ATGGATTTACTTCTTTCAAGAAGAGTTAACAGTGCCATGATGAATGCTATATTGTTCCTATTTGGAATAATTTTATCCTTCCCTCAACTACAATTTACAG AAGCCCAAATAGGTGCATGCTATGGAAGAGATGGAAACAATCTACCACCTCAGCAACAAGTCATAAACTTATACAAATCAAAAGGAATCACAAGAATGCGAATATACGATCCAGATGAAGCAACACTACAAGCTCTCAAAGGTTCAAACATAGAATTAATACTTGGTGTCCCCAATGACAAGATTCAATCCCTCACAGATTCTAAAACCGCCACAAATTGGGTCAACACAAATGTTAAACCATATTCACCAAGTGTCAAATTTAGGTACATTACTGTTGGCAATGAAATTGAACCTAGTGACCCTTTATCAAAAAATGTTGTCACAGCAATGCAGAACATTCAGAAAGCAATTAATTCGGCGAATTTACAAAACCAAATCAAAGTGTCAACAGCAATAAAAACAGATCTAGTAACAAATCCTTACCCACCTAATAAAGGTGTTTTTAGTGATCCTGCATTACCATATATAAAGCCAATTGTGAATTTCTTAGTTCAAAATGGTGCACCACTTCTTGTAAATGTGTACCCTTATTTTTCCTATGTTGGTAACCAAAAAAGCATTAGTCTTGAATATGCACTGTTTACTCAAAAAGGGAAAAATGATGCTGGGTACCAGAATTTGTTTGATGCAATATTGGATTCTGTTTATGCTGCTCTTGAGAAAGTGAATGCACCCAATTTGAAGATTGTTGTGTCTGAGAGTGGTTGGCCATCACAAGGGGGTGTTGGAGCTAGTGATCAAAATGCAGGAACTTACTATAAGAATTTGATTAATCATGTTAAGGGTGGAACTATAAAGAGGCCTAAGGGAC CAAATCTCCTAAGTACCAAATCACTTTCAATTGAAAGTTGA